The following are encoded together in the Oncorhynchus kisutch isolate 150728-3 linkage group LG8, Okis_V2, whole genome shotgun sequence genome:
- the LOC109894936 gene encoding transmembrane protein 252: protein MDTRKHLCSLARMLLPALGFVLICVGAYLMSLHNVYNSSLCYILAYILIACGLCCLLTGVFWTICHGMKRKRQRSRSHHTAAHIHVYTVDRPSFHLPSYEESQHNHTSAFSATAAAAYSVLGLSEYGLRFNLAPPLYTQDISEAPDDTFNHEEPPAYSEMAMQLHREPQGLPQQPEHSGLDRVPCPELDGR, encoded by the exons ATGGATACGAGGAAGCACCTGTGTTCCCTGGCCCGTATGTTGCTGCCTGCCCTGGGCTTTGTCCTCATCTGTGTGGGGGCCTACCTGATGTCCCTCCACAATGTCTACAACAGCTCCCTGTGTTACATCCTGGCCTACATCCTCATTGCCTGTGGCTTGTGTTGCCTCCTCACCGGGGTCTTCTGGACCATCTGCCATGGCAtgaagaggaagaggcagaggagcaGGAGCCACCACACAGCTGCACACATCCATGTCTACACCGTTGACAG acccagcttCCACCTTCCTTCATATGAGGAGTCTCAGCACAACCACACCTCTGCCTTCTCTGCTACTGCAGCTGCAGCTTACTCTGTGCTGGGGCTCTCTGAATACGGCCTGAGGTTCAATCTGGCCCCCCCCCTGTACACCCAGGACATCTCTGAGGCCCCAGACGACACCTTCAACCATGAAGAACCACCTGCTTACTCTGAGATGGCCATGCAGCTGCACAGGGAGCCACAGGGGCTTCCACAGCAACCAGAACATTCCGGTTTGGACAGAGTTCCATGTCCTGAGCTGGACGGTCGATAG